GGGGACGGATAGCGCAGGTCCCAGGCCACGCGGTGCAGGCCTTTGCCGACGGGTCCGCTGACGCGGCGGACGGTATTGCCCTGGGAGTCCTTGACGATGATCCAGATCTTGGGGTCGGACTCGGCGATTTCCTGGCTGAGGGCGTCCCAGCCCGGAAAAGGTACATCCTGGCCGGCTTCCAACTGCTTTTCGGTCTCCTGGCGCCTCTGCTCCCGGGTCTGCAGTCCGTCGCGCAGGTGGTAGGTGAAGACGGCCCCGAAGGGCGGGTTGGGCGCCACGAAATGAGAGGCTCCCTGCGACCCTTTTTCATCGTCGAAGCTGAGATCGGGACGTGGAAAGTACCACCAGGCCTGGCGGGTGGGAAAAAGGGCGGCCTCGGCGGCCAGTGTCTCCTCGGAGACAGCGCGCAGGGAGCTGTAGTCGTCGAGTACATAGAAGCCGCGCCCGAAGGAAGCCCCCACCAGGTCGTTCTCCCGCCTTTGGATGGCCAGGTCGCGGAAGGAGATGGTGGGCATGCCGCCCTCCAGCTTGATCCAGGAGCCGCCCGCGTCAACGGTGAAATAGATGCCGAATTCGGTGGCGGCGAAGAGCAGTTCGGGTTTGACGTGGTCCTGCACCACCCGCCACACCAGGGTGCGGTCTGGAAGGTCGCCCCGGATGGAGGTCCAGGTAGCGCCGCGGTCGCTGCTCTTGAGCAGGTAAGGCGTGAGATCTCCGTACTTGTGGTTGTCGAGGGCCACGTAGACGCTGTCGGCGTCATGCAGGTCGGCCTTGATGTCGTTGACGAAGGCCGTGCCGGGGACGTCGGGCATGCTGCCCACTTCCACCGCCCGCCAACTGTCGCCGCCGTTCTCGCTCACCTGCAGCAGCCCGTCGTCGGTCCCCACGTAGAGCAGCCCCTCGAACTGGGGAGACTCGGCGATGGAGGTGATGGTGTTGTAGTTGGACATGGCCCCGACGTCCCAGGCCGAGTCCCAGCTCTGCTGCTTGCCCATGATGGGCAGGGTGATGCGTTCCTGGTCGCGGGTCAGGTCGCCCGAGACGGCCCGCCACTCATCTCCCCGGTTGTCCGATCTCCACAGCCTCTGGGAAGCGAAGTAGATACGGGCGGGGTCGTGGGGACTGACCAGGATGGGAGCGTCCCAGTTGAAGCGTTCGTAGTCTTCGTCGGCTCCCGGCTGGGGCTGAATGTCGACCACCTCGCCGGTGCTGATGTCGATACGCGAGAGGGTCCCCTGCTGGCGTTCGCCGTAAATGATGTCGGGATTGCCCGGTTCGGTGGCCGGCTGGTGCCCGTCCCAGTTCAGGACGATGCTCCAGTCGGAGTTCTGGATGCCGTGGACGTTGTCCGTCCGCGAGGGGCCGCCTTGGGTGCCGTTGTCCTGGGTGCCGCCGTAGATGTTGTAGAAAGGCTCGGCATCGTCGAGGGCCACTTTGTAGAACTGGGTCAGGGGCAGGTTTTGGATATAGCGCCAGTTGTCGGCCAAGTCGAAACTCTCGTAGACGCCGCCGTCGGTGCCCACCATGATGTAGTCGGGATCGCTGGGCTTGAAGGCCAGGGCGTGATTGTCGCCGTGGCGGTGCTCGCGGTTGATGCGCTGAAAAGTTTTGCCGCCGTCCACCGAGAACTGCATCCAGGCGTCCATCAGGTAGAGGCGGTCGAAGTGGTGGGGCGAGGCGTAGAGTTCCTGGTAGTAGTGGGGACCCGTCCCTCCCGAGACGGTGTCGGAGCGCTTTTCCCAGCTCTCTCCGCGGTCGGTCGAACGGTAAACGGCTCCCGTCTTGCGCTTCAGTTCAATGGCGGCGTAGACCACGTCGGGCTGCTGGTGCGAGATGGCCAGGCCGATCTTGCCCTTGGGTCCCTCGGGAAGGCCTTTGCTCAGCTTGCTCCAGGTTTCGCCGCCGTCCTCGCTGCGGTGGATGGCGGACTCGGGACCGCCCCCCATGTAGGCGGCCACGGTTCGGTGGTGCTGCCAGGTGGCGGCGTAGACCCGGTTGGGGTCCCTGGGATCGGCCACAATGTCGGTGACTCCGGTCCACTCCTCGTCCCCCAGCGTCTTCTTCCAGGTCTGGCCGCCGTCGCTCGACTTGAAGAATCCACGTTCTCCGCCCGGACTCCAGAGAGGTCCCTGGGCGGCGACGTAGATGACGTCCGAATCCTCGGGACTGACGATGATGCGGGCGATGTGCTGGGAATCTTTCAGCCCCATGTTGCGCCAGCTCTTGCCGCCGTCGTCGCTGCGGTAGATGCCGTCGCCGTAGCCCACGTGGCGTCCTCCCACGTCTTCGCCCGTCCCCACCCAGAGAACATGTGGATTGGAGGGGTCGAGGCTGAGGCAGCCGATGGAGTAGCTTCCCTGTCCTTCGAATATCGAGGTCCAGGTGGTGCCGGCGTTGACCGACTTCCACACTCCTCCCGAGCCCGCGGCCACATACCAGATGCTTTCGTCCTCGGGGTGGATGACCAGATCGGCGATGCGTCCCGACATGAAAGCGGGGCCGATGCCGCGCATCTTCAGGCCCTTGAAGGTGGCCGAATTCATACGGCTGTCCGAATCTTCCGTGTCTTGAGGCTGCTGAAGAGGAGGCGCTGGCAAGGCGGTTGCCGAGACCAGGAACAAGCAGAGAAGCAGGCAGAGGGTTCTTTTCATGACAATCCACGCTGTTGCGTGACGGCAGATTGCAGTCACTGGCTGATGTTTTGTAATTGCCCTAAAGCGATAGCCGGTCGAGTCTAGCAGAGCGCGGCCGGACAAGCCATCTTGTGAGCGCGGTCTGGGGACAGGTACACTAGCAGGTCATGAAAGCGACAAATCGACTGATTCTGCTGCTTGTGCTCGTGTTGACCGGGGGCATGGCTTTTCTTGTCGGCGCCTTCTTCCAGCCGGGCGAGTATGAAATCGACTCCATCGATTCGCGCACCTGGGTGGTGACGGCGCGCGGCGAGAGCGGCGAAACGCTGTCTTTCCGCATGCCTCCCTCGGTCTTCAAGGGCCGCTGTTTCCGGGCCAATCTGACCGGGGTCGAGGAGGGCGAGCGTTTCTCCATCGTGGGTCCTCCGGGAGAGAAGTTCGACCGCCTGCAAGTGGAAGCGGCGCGAGGCCAGAAAGGGGAGGGCAAAGGAGCCAAGGCAGGACGGTCACGGCGCCCCAATACGCGAGGTATGCAGGACTATTGCATCACCGATGTCGACTCGGCCCGGCTGACCGTGACCGCCCAATCACGATCTGGCGAGCGGATCCGCTTCAAGTTCGACCCGGCCAGCTTTCGCGGCTATCGCTTCCGCGTCCCCGGCGCGGCCGAGCTGGCAGCCGGAGAACGGTTCAGCCTGACCACTCCCAACGACGTCCCCGTCCGCTGCTGCACCCTTGAAGAGCGCTCCCAGTAGACTTGAAAGCGGCCCTCACCCAGCGGAGTTGGAGACTTCGCGGACTCGCCATTGGTCTCCCTCTCGAGAGAGCAAGGCCCGTCCGGTGACGGCTTCTCCGAACATCTCGGCCTGGTACTCGACGATGGCGTAGCCGTCGTAGAGGACGCCGCCCGTGATCTTGACGTTCTGGGGGGCGAACTCGGCGGAGTCGGCCAGCGCCTGCTCCTGCTCCTCGGTCGTGAGCTGGGCGAACATGTCACGTTGCTCCTCGGTGAGCGTACGCAGGATGGCGTCCCGGTCGCCCGAGGCGATGGCTTCCATCTGGGCCATCAGAGCCGCGCCCGGCTCCCCTCCGTCAGCAGGCAGGTCGCCGCTGGCCTTCCGGGGCGGCAGGAAGTCGGCTTCGAAGGTGACGTTCAACTGCCCGCTGAGGACTTCGCTGTCGATCTTGCCGCTGGCCTTGTGGGCGCTGATTTCGATCTGAGAATCATACTGACCGCCTCCCCCGTAGCTCAGCTCCTCCAGTTGAAGCGTAACGTTGAAGTGGTCACCCTCGGGCGTCGGCTCCACGATCAGACAGCCCCCGGGAGCAGCCTCGCAGAGAGCGTCGAGGCGATCCAGGTGTTGATCGCGATCCTGCAACTGGGGCGCTTCGGCTGCAAGCAGGATGCGCACGGCGCCGCTGGCGGCATCGCGCTCGGCCACCGCATAGCCGATCGTGAATTCACCCTCCGCCTCTTTGTAGCTACCGCTGGCCTGGCCTGCGCGCAGACCGGAAAGACACAGCGCCACAACCACGATTCCGCACCACAACTTGTTCATTGGTTTCCTCCCAAATAACGGAGTTGGCCGGACTGTGGCAGCCCGTGCCAACATTGCCGGAAGTCTAGATAGACAGTGCCGGGAAATCAAGATCTTTCTTTAGTCTCCTTCAGCGCTCCTGCGAGACCAGGCGTGAGTTGGATCACATGCTAATCGCCCCTCGGCGCCGATGATGTGGGTAGCGGCCGCCGAATGGTCGCGAAGAGAGGCTGTCATGACGCAGGACAGGCGGCGGTGCCCCAGAAAACCCCTGAAAGTCGCCGTTCAAATCAAAAGCGGTGAGGAAGCGCCGCAGAAGGGTATCACCCTCAACGTCAGCCCAGGCGGCTTGGCGGTCGTTTGCGGGCCCCTTGCGCCCGAGGACCTAGTTTCGGTCCAAGCCGGATCCGCCCTCATGAGCGATGCGCTCGTGCGCTTTCAAAAGCCCCTGGAAAACGGATCATCCCTGGTGGGCTTGGAGTTGGTGTCCTCACCTTCGGACGAGGGGCTGGGGCCCGGCGAAGCCTGGCGGCTGCAATTTCCGGGTGCGACCAACCGCTATGCCATCGACTACCATGCCCGGCTGCGCCGTCTGGAGGAGTACATCCTCGAGAATCTCGACGGCAGGATCACCCTGGAAGATGCGGCCCAGATCGCGGCCCTGGAGAAGAGCTATTTCTGCCGTTACTTTCATCGCAAAGTCGGAATACCCTTCATTCAGTGGATGCAACGAGTCAGGCTGCAGCACTGCATCGATTTGCTGCTTGAGGACGACTGCTCCGTCACCGAGGCCTGCTTTGACTCGGGCTTCGGCGATCTGCGCCACTTCCAGCGTACCTTCCGCAAGTGGACCGACCTTTCCCCAACCGATTTCCGCGGTCTGGTGGTAGCCGTCTGAGCCTTTACGCGGCGGGCGGCGCCGAACCTCGGCTGCTCCTCCCGGTCAGGTCCGGGAGGTGAAGGGCCCACCAGCGGGCGGCGTCGCTTTCGGTCCACGATTGGTCGTCGAGGGCGCAAAGGCCCTGGCTGAACGCTTCCACACTGCCGGGACGCCGGGCGGGATCCTTGGCCAAGCACTGCAGTATCAGTTCATCGAGGCCCTGAGGGATGCTCAGTTCGGTGCGCTGACTGGGCGCTATGGGCGGAGTCTGGACGTGTTCCATGATGACCTGCAAGGCGCCGGCGCCCTCGAATACGTGGCATCCGGTCAGCATCCAGTAGGCGGTACAAGCGAGGGCGTAAATGTCGGCGCGCGCGTCAAAGTCCTTACCCAGCGCCATTTCGGGAGCCATGAACTGGGGCGTGCCCGCAGTGGTGTTTTCAAGGGTCAGTGCGGTCGACTGATCGTCTCCCTCGATCTTCTTCACCAGGCCGAAATCCAAGACCTTGACGAAATCGTGCTCAAGGCCCAGCTTGCACACGTAGAGGTTGGCGGGCTTGATGTCGCGGTGGACGATTCCAGCCGCGTGGGCCTCTCGCAGCGAGGCGCAGGCCTGGCGCAGCAAGTGAACGGCACGCGGCGCGGGAAGGGGTCCGAAGCGTTCCACCAGCATTTCCAGGTCCAGCCCCTGCAACAACTCCATCACGTAGTAGAAGGTGCCGTCAGGCGCCACGCCGAAATCGTAGAGGCCCACCGTGTGGGGCGAAGTGAGGCTGGCGGTGGCCCGGGCCTCGCGCTCGAAGCGGGCCGTCAACTGGCGCCCTTGCGCTTCGTCCACGCCCAAGACTTCGGGACGGATCAGCTTGACCGCCGCCGGACGCGCCAGCATCTCGTGCTGGGCCCTCCACACTTCGCCCATGCCGCCCGCTCCCAGCCGCTCCACCAGTTGGTAGCTGCCCATCTTGCGGGCTTCGGAAACGGCGGTGCCCAGGCTGTAGACGACGTGGGCCGAAACCATGGCGATGCCCACGCACAGGTAGTTGGGAGCGACCCACAGGGCGGCTTCGGCCAGATCCGGAGAGGGCGCGCCGCCGGAGATCGCGATGAGCAGCATGAGCGGCCGCACCGAGGCTGCCGCCAGCGCCGCCAGCAGGGCTTTGCCCTTGGTTGTCGGGACCAGCAGCGGAAAACAGACCAGCCACACGCAGGTCCAGGAAATCCCGTGCCCCCAAACGGTCTCCGCCCCTTCCCACCAACCGCCCTGCCAGCGCAGTATCCAGATCTCGATTCCCAGCGCGCCCAGGACCTCGTAAGAGAGTCCCAGGTCGAGCATCAGCCAGGGATCCCAGTCCAGATAGCGGGTAGCCAGAAAGACCCCCACCGACACCACCACCATGGCCAGCCCGAAGTAGCGCTGGAACCCCTCCATGGCCACCGGCACCTTGGGGATGATGAAGTAGGCCAGGGAGACCGCGGCATAGACCAGGGCCATCATCCCCAGACGGCGCACGCCCGTTTCGGCCAGTTCGCGGTGCAGGACCGGCCCGCCCGGCTGGCTGTCGAAGCGCCGGAAGGGGGTCTGGACGTGCGGGTGGCGAGGTTCCTGGGCGAGAGTCATGAGCCGAACTTAGCACGCCCCCGGCAGGTCATCAAGATTCTACGGACTGCGCCTAGCTGCCGGAGCCGGGACTTGCTCCAGGTCAACCTGCACGCCGCCCACCATGCTGGCGAAGAGGTTGTATAGGGCTGCCGAAATGGCCCCGCCTATCATTCCTATAATGCCGTAGAACAGAGGCAGGATAATGATGGCGCCGACACCGAGAACGGCGCCGATGATGCCGCCTTCCGGCACGTCGGACATGGCCGACAATCCACCCGCCAAAGAAGCCAAGGCGAGCATGCACCCGAAAATCAATCCCATGGTGCCGTATACGGCCCCGAAAATCTTGGCCACGGAAAAAATACCGAATCTCCTGATCACCATACGAGCCTCCTCCGGCGGTCCCTGCCGCCCAGAATCAAAGATATTCGCCAGGGAAAAGGGTCCTGAAGATGTGTACAGCAAAGCCGGAGCCTAGGCAAGGCCTCAGGCGTCGTATCTTCTACTCTTGGCGCATGGCCTCGACGGGGTCGAGGCGGGCGGCCCGGCGGGCCGGCAGTCCGGAGGCGGCCAGGGCCACCGCCGAGAGGAGCGCGATGACCAGCGAATAGGTCAAGGGGTCGAGTCCGCCGGTCTGGTAGAGAAGGTGGGTCATCCACCGCGTCAGCAGGACCGAACAACCCACGCCCAGGATGACTCCGGCGCCGGTCAGCATCAGTCCATGGCGCAAGATCAGCAGGCCGATGTCGCGACGGTCGGCCCCCAAGGCGGCGCGGATGCCGATCTCCTGGGTGCGCTGGCTGACCGAGTGGGAGATGACGCCGTAGATTCCGACCATCGCCAGAAGCAGCGCGCCGCCGGCAGCCACGGCGATGAGGGCCAGGGTGAAGGTCAGGTGAGCCCTGGAGCGGGCCACCAGGGTATCGAGAGTCCTCATGTTGGCCACGGCCAGGCTGCCATTGGCCGACCAGACGGCCTCCCTCATCTGCTGATTGAGCGAGGCGCCGGCACCCGCCCGGGCGCGGACGGCATAGTCATGAGTGCGAAGTACGAATCGTTCCTGCCCCCACATGCCGGCCACCATCAGCGGCCAATAGACGGTCGGCTCCGGCTGGGCGGCCAAACTGTCGTCGCGCACGTCGCCGATCACGCCTACGATCTCCCGAGAATTACGGTCTCCGCTTTCCCTGATCCTCTTCCCCACCGCCATGCTGGGGTCGGGCCAGTAAAGACGGGTAAAGGCCCGGTTGACCAGCACGACCGAATTGGCATTGTGCACGTCGTTCCAATCGAATACGCGCCCTGAAATGAGGGGGATCTCCATGGCCTCCAGATAACCGGGCGAGATCCACTTGAAGCGGCGTCCCGGGGGCATCTCTCCGGAGGGGACGGGGAATTCTTCCACTTCCAGCAAGTCGTCGTAGGAACCCTCCTGCGCCATGGGCAGATTGGAAACCACGCCAGCCGCCGTGACCCCGGGGAGACTGCGGATCGACTCCAGGATCTGGCGGTGAGTCCATGCCACCTGCTCAGCCTCGGGTACCACGGCCTCGGGCAAATAGAGCTTCATGGTGGCGACTTCCTGAGGACGCTGGAACCCGGGTTCCACCCTGGACAGATTATAGAAGCTGCGGGCCAGCAACCCGGACCCGATCAAGAGCGTCAGCGCCAGGGCCAGTTGACCCACCACCAGCAAGTTGCGGACACGGTGATGATGACGTCCCTGGCTGCTCCCGCGCGAGCCGCTCTTGAGGGCTTTGACCAAATCGAGCTTGAGGGTGCCCAGCAGAGGAAGAAGGGAACAGAGAGCCATGCTGAGCAGCGAAACCGAGAGCGCGAAAAGCACCACGCTGACACTGATGGAGATGTCGGCCAAACGGGGCAAGTGAGAGGGTTCGAACCCTTTCAGCAGTTCGATCGCCCCTTGAGCCAGCAGCAATCCCAGTCCTCCGCCCGCTGCTGCCAAGAGCAGGTTTTCGGCGGCGATTTCTTTGCCTATTTGCAGCCGGCTGGCGCCCAAGGCCCGGCGCACGCCGAACTCCCGCTTGCGTCCTTCGCTGCGCACCAGGAAGAGATTGGCGACATTGGTGCAGGCGATGATCAGGACGATTCCCACGGCGCCCAGCAGCAGCCACAGGGCTTGGCCTGCATCTCCGATCAGCTCATCCTTGAGGGGCCGGATATAGGGTGCGAATCCTGCGTCGCGAAGCATGTTCAGGTTGAGTCCCCTGGGGAACTTCTCGGTGGCCAAAGGAATCATCCGCTCCACGTCCGCCGCCGCCGTCTCTAGATCGGCCTGGGGCTTGAGGCGCGCCAATCCCCTATGGCTGAAGTTGCTCATGCGGGCCGAATTGCGGTCGAAACGGTAGGGAACCAGGACTTCAGGCTGCAAGCCGAGAAGGTCGAAGCCAGGGGGCAGCACCCCGATCACCGTCCAGGGAATGCCGTCGATCCGCATCTGGCTTCCCAGCGCCGATTCCTGGGCCCCGAAGCGGCGTTGCCAGAGTCCGTGGCTGATGACGGCGACGCGCGGGCTTTCGGGTCTGTCATCTTCGGGGCGGAAAAGACGTCCCGCCAGGGGACGGGTGCGCAGCAAGGGCAACACGGCATCGGTGACGCGCAATCCGCGGACGCGCTCGGGACGTTCGCGCCCCTCCACGATCAAAGAAGTTGGACTGTAGAGCGCGACATCTTCGAAGGCCTGCCCTTCTTCACGATAGGTAAAGAAGCAGGCCTGGGAAACGCCGATCACCCCCTCTCCCGAGGGAGCCAGCTTGGGAGCCACGTGAAGCAGACTGACCAGCTTGCCCGACTCGGGATAAGGCAGCGGCTTGAGGACGATTCCCTCGATCATGGAAAAAACAGCCGTGACGGCCCCGATCCCCAACGCCAGGGTGAGAAGAGAAACGGCGCTGAAGAGCGGCGCATTCTTCAG
This window of the Acidobacteriota bacterium genome carries:
- a CDS encoding glycosyl hydrolase, with the protein product MKRTLCLLLCLFLVSATALPAPPLQQPQDTEDSDSRMNSATFKGLKMRGIGPAFMSGRIADLVIHPEDESIWYVAAGSGGVWKSVNAGTTWTSIFEGQGSYSIGCLSLDPSNPHVLWVGTGEDVGGRHVGYGDGIYRSDDGGKSWRNMGLKDSQHIARIIVSPEDSDVIYVAAQGPLWSPGGERGFFKSSDGGQTWKKTLGDEEWTGVTDIVADPRDPNRVYAATWQHHRTVAAYMGGGPESAIHRSEDGGETWSKLSKGLPEGPKGKIGLAISHQQPDVVYAAIELKRKTGAVYRSTDRGESWEKRSDTVSGGTGPHYYQELYASPHHFDRLYLMDAWMQFSVDGGKTFQRINREHRHGDNHALAFKPSDPDYIMVGTDGGVYESFDLADNWRYIQNLPLTQFYKVALDDAEPFYNIYGGTQDNGTQGGPSRTDNVHGIQNSDWSIVLNWDGHQPATEPGNPDIIYGERQQGTLSRIDISTGEVVDIQPQPGADEDYERFNWDAPILVSPHDPARIYFASQRLWRSDNRGDEWRAVSGDLTRDQERITLPIMGKQQSWDSAWDVGAMSNYNTITSIAESPQFEGLLYVGTDDGLLQVSENGGDSWRAVEVGSMPDVPGTAFVNDIKADLHDADSVYVALDNHKYGDLTPYLLKSSDRGATWTSIRGDLPDRTLVWRVVQDHVKPELLFAATEFGIYFTVDAGGSWIKLEGGMPTISFRDLAIQRRENDLVGASFGRGFYVLDDYSSLRAVSEETLAAEAALFPTRQAWWYFPRPDLSFDDEKGSQGASHFVAPNPPFGAVFTYHLRDGLQTREQRRQETEKQLEAGQDVPFPGWDALSQEIAESDPKIWIIVKDSQGNTVRRVSGPVGKGLHRVAWDLRYPSPQALRTGSGSPSGPQPSGMMAAPGTYSATLSKEVGGEITSLGASIEFEVVPLMEGALEGSSPAETAAFWRAYEGAVRVASAVNQALGNELARLQAMKTALQRTPAAPGQLDTRLNGLRNRLLELQERLFGNRAKNQIGEKTRPTVGSRLFAVQRGIERSTYGPTATHRQQLEIINNQLEQIKSDLESARSQADALGQDLQQAGAPWVEGNRLPR
- a CDS encoding helix-turn-helix domain-containing protein, with the protein product MTQDRRRCPRKPLKVAVQIKSGEEAPQKGITLNVSPGGLAVVCGPLAPEDLVSVQAGSALMSDALVRFQKPLENGSSLVGLELVSSPSDEGLGPGEAWRLQFPGATNRYAIDYHARLRRLEEYILENLDGRITLEDAAQIAALEKSYFCRYFHRKVGIPFIQWMQRVRLQHCIDLLLEDDCSVTEACFDSGFGDLRHFQRTFRKWTDLSPTDFRGLVVAV
- a CDS encoding serine/threonine-protein kinase, with amino-acid sequence MTLAQEPRHPHVQTPFRRFDSQPGGPVLHRELAETGVRRLGMMALVYAAVSLAYFIIPKVPVAMEGFQRYFGLAMVVVSVGVFLATRYLDWDPWLMLDLGLSYEVLGALGIEIWILRWQGGWWEGAETVWGHGISWTCVWLVCFPLLVPTTKGKALLAALAAASVRPLMLLIAISGGAPSPDLAEAALWVAPNYLCVGIAMVSAHVVYSLGTAVSEARKMGSYQLVERLGAGGMGEVWRAQHEMLARPAAVKLIRPEVLGVDEAQGRQLTARFEREARATASLTSPHTVGLYDFGVAPDGTFYYVMELLQGLDLEMLVERFGPLPAPRAVHLLRQACASLREAHAAGIVHRDIKPANLYVCKLGLEHDFVKVLDFGLVKKIEGDDQSTALTLENTTAGTPQFMAPEMALGKDFDARADIYALACTAYWMLTGCHVFEGAGALQVIMEHVQTPPIAPSQRTELSIPQGLDELILQCLAKDPARRPGSVEAFSQGLCALDDQSWTESDAARWWALHLPDLTGRSSRGSAPPAA
- a CDS encoding ABC transporter permease; this encodes MIRIQYLLRRLKNAPLFSAVSLLTLALGIGAVTAVFSMIEGIVLKPLPYPESGKLVSLLHVAPKLAPSGEGVIGVSQACFFTYREEGQAFEDVALYSPTSLIVEGRERPERVRGLRVTDAVLPLLRTRPLAGRLFRPEDDRPESPRVAVISHGLWQRRFGAQESALGSQMRIDGIPWTVIGVLPPGFDLLGLQPEVLVPYRFDRNSARMSNFSHRGLARLKPQADLETAAADVERMIPLATEKFPRGLNLNMLRDAGFAPYIRPLKDELIGDAGQALWLLLGAVGIVLIIACTNVANLFLVRSEGRKREFGVRRALGASRLQIGKEIAAENLLLAAAGGGLGLLLAQGAIELLKGFEPSHLPRLADISISVSVVLFALSVSLLSMALCSLLPLLGTLKLDLVKALKSGSRGSSQGRHHHRVRNLLVVGQLALALTLLIGSGLLARSFYNLSRVEPGFQRPQEVATMKLYLPEAVVPEAEQVAWTHRQILESIRSLPGVTAAGVVSNLPMAQEGSYDDLLEVEEFPVPSGEMPPGRRFKWISPGYLEAMEIPLISGRVFDWNDVHNANSVVLVNRAFTRLYWPDPSMAVGKRIRESGDRNSREIVGVIGDVRDDSLAAQPEPTVYWPLMVAGMWGQERFVLRTHDYAVRARAGAGASLNQQMREAVWSANGSLAVANMRTLDTLVARSRAHLTFTLALIAVAAGGALLLAMVGIYGVISHSVSQRTQEIGIRAALGADRRDIGLLILRHGLMLTGAGVILGVGCSVLLTRWMTHLLYQTGGLDPLTYSLVIALLSAVALAASGLPARRAARLDPVEAMRQE